Below is a genomic region from Desulfobacter sp..
CGTTCAAAATTCTGTGTCAGTTGAATGAAAGCTGATATACTCAGCTAAATAAGGAGAACTGACATGACCGAAGAAAACACCGAATTTGATTTTCAAAAAGCCCTTAAAGGCATCCAGGAAGGTAAACCCTTCACAGGTAAGGGCGGCGTCCTTACATCATTAATCAAAAATCTTGCTGAAGCTGCTCTTGAAGGAGAGTTGGAGTCCCATCTCGGGCAGGAAGTTTCTGCCAACCGCCGTAATGGAAAAAGCAAAAAGACCATTAAATCCCTGGATGATAAATTTGAGCTAAAAACCCCGCGTGACAGGGCCGGAACCTTCTCTCCACAGATCGTCAAAAAACATCAGACAACGCTCAGCGATGAAATTGAAAGAAAGATAATAGCCCTTTACGGCCTGGGCATGAGTTATAATGATATGGCTTCCCATTTACAGGAAATCTATGGACTTGAGATTTCAAATGCCACTCTGAGCACCATTACCGATAAAATCATCCATACCGTCAAAGAATGGCAGGCCAGGCCGTTGGAAAATGTGTACCCAATCGTATGGCTTGATGCCATACATTATAAAGTACGAGAAAACGGAAAGGTCGGCAGCAAGGCCGTTTACACAATTCTTGGGGTGAATATCGAGGGCCGCAAAGAGGTTCTTGGGCTGTACATATCCGAGAATGAGGGTGCGAACTTCTGGCTGCAGGTGTTAACAGACCTTTCAAACCGAGGGGTAAAAGATATCCTGATTGCCTGTGTTGATGGTCTAAAAGGTTTTCCCGAGGCCATTGAGACCATATTCCCGGACACAGAAGTTCAACTCTGCGTAGTCCACCAGATCCGAAATTCATTGAAATACGTTGGTTCCAAAAATAAAAAAGAATTTATGGCAGATCTAAAACGTGTTTATAAAGCGGTCAATAAGGATCTGGCCGAAGAAGAACTGGATATCTTGGAAAATAAATGGAATGACAAATACCCGATTGTGATAAAATCCTGGCGGAACAACTGGGAACGCCTCAGTCATTTCTTTAAATATCCAGAAGAGATTCGACGGATAATATACACCACAAATACCATTGAGGCTGTGCATCGACAGTTTCGAAAACTGACCAAAACAAAGGGATCATTCCCGAACCAGGACAGCCTGTTAAAGCTGCTTTACATGGGGATCCAGAACGCCAGTAAAAAATGGACAATGCCGATTCAAAATTGGTCACTGACAATTTCCCAGTTGGCAATTTTCTTTGAAGGCCGGCTGGATAAAGAGCTGGGAATTTGATAGGGATTTATTTACAGATGGAAAAGATGGTTCCAGGAACTCCACTCCAGCAAAAGAAAGGCATATCTTCGTCTTCGTGAACGTTATGTACGTCGTTGCAAAACGTTTGTTTATGTTGATGAAAGCGGCTTTTCGCCTTATACAACCCGTCGCTATGGATATGCTCTCAAAGGGCAGCGTGTT
It encodes:
- a CDS encoding IS256 family transposase yields the protein MTEENTEFDFQKALKGIQEGKPFTGKGGVLTSLIKNLAEAALEGELESHLGQEVSANRRNGKSKKTIKSLDDKFELKTPRDRAGTFSPQIVKKHQTTLSDEIERKIIALYGLGMSYNDMASHLQEIYGLEISNATLSTITDKIIHTVKEWQARPLENVYPIVWLDAIHYKVRENGKVGSKAVYTILGVNIEGRKEVLGLYISENEGANFWLQVLTDLSNRGVKDILIACVDGLKGFPEAIETIFPDTEVQLCVVHQIRNSLKYVGSKNKKEFMADLKRVYKAVNKDLAEEELDILENKWNDKYPIVIKSWRNNWERLSHFFKYPEEIRRIIYTTNTIEAVHRQFRKLTKTKGSFPNQDSLLKLLYMGIQNASKKWTMPIQNWSLTISQLAIFFEGRLDKELGI